DNA from Prunus persica cultivar Lovell chromosome G6, Prunus_persica_NCBIv2, whole genome shotgun sequence:
GACAGCAGCATTGATAGTTTTGATAGGATCCAAAGGtttgttttcaaaaatgaAGCTGCGACGGGCCTTCCAAATTTCCCCTAAAATGAAGCATACTAAAGACAAAAACCAAGCCGAGTTATTGAAAGAGCCACGATTTTCCAGTAAACTTTGGATCCATTTGTCAAAAGTGATTACGCTTTGTCTGTTGATAACATAGTTTATAGGGGAACCGAACCACACAGCTTGAGCCCTGGGGCATAATAAAATCATGTGCTCAATTGATTCATCTTCCAAGTCACATGTTGGGCGGATTGGAGAGACCGAGATCCTTTTTATGTAAAGAGAAAGCTTAGTGGATATGGACTTGTTGAGAAGACGCTAGCagaagaatttgatttttagCAGGGTTTTAATCTTCCAAATCCCTTTCCACACCAAAGGGTGCacacggtgggaggagttagcTGGAAGGGTGGAGATAGACATTGTCTCAGAGTGCAAGTAATGGTATCCAGATTTGACAGAGTAGTGACCATCACTACTCCAAGGCCAAATGAAACGGTAGGCCGAAGATGTAACACCAATTGGGATTTTTTTGATTGTCTCTAAAGTGTTTTGATCAATGAAGGGTCTAATATCATCAAGGTTCCAAGCACGATTGTGAGAATCCATGATATCACAAACTAACTGGGGAGCAGTATCAGGAATTTGGCATGTGGCCTGAATAAAACCCACATGTGGAAGGGGGAGCCATCGATCATTCCATATGCATGTATCATTTCCACTAAAGATCTGTTTTCTTGCCTTGGAGATTAGAAAATCACGCCTAGCAATTAAGCTTGCCCAAGCCCACGAAGCTCGATGGCCAACCTTGGCTTGCCAGAAGTCTTCTACTGATGGAAAGAAACGGACCTTTAAAACTCGCACCCAGTAAGCATTTGGATTATTCAAAATTTGCCAACTCTGTTTACCTAGCAAAGCTAAGTTGAGTTCTGCTAGATCTCTGAAACCCAAGCCACCCTGTTGCTTACTTTGGCACAAGTGCTTCCAAGATTTCCAATGAATTCCAGTATTGGATTGGGTGTTATGCCACCAAAATTTTGCCATATCACTGTTAATATCTTTGCAGAGACTTGTGGGGAATCTGAAACACATCATAGAATATGTGGGGATAGCCTTTGCCACAGCTTTAAGGATGGTCTCTTTTCCGGCAATGGAGAGAGTACTTTCCCTCCACCCCATTATCTTCTTTTGAATTCTTTCTCGAATAAAAGATAaggccaatttttttttatctgctCCATAACATTGGTAGGCCAAGTTAAGTACCGGGATTGTCGGCTCCCCAAattcttaacagatgacaaaTGCTGGCTTTGTGATCTTCAGTCGTGTTTGAACTGAAAAAAAGATTTGACTTCTCGAGGTTAATTAGTTGGCCTGAAGCATGGCAGTATCTGTCAAAGACTTCCTTAAGGGGAATACAATTCATCCTCTCTGCTCGGAAGAAGAGGAGTGAATCATTTGCAAAGAAGATATGCAAGAGGGGGGGGACCAGATCTTTCCATTTTTACACCTCGGATATAACCAGTTTCAAGGCACCATTTAGGAGGACAGAGAAAGAAACAGTAGTTATGCATCCCATGACTAGGCGAATCCAGAAGTCAGCAAAACCCATCTTTGACATTGCCGATCTCAAAAAGTCCCATTCAACACGATCAAAAGCCTTGTTCATATCCATCTTAAGACCCGCTTCGAAGCActtgccttttttttctctttttcttttttttttttttgtttctgaggTGATGGAAAGCCTCATGAGCCAAAATGATATATCTTGTATTTGTCTTTCCTGTAAAAATTCGTTTTGGTTCTCAGAAATAATCAAAGGCAGAATGGACTTGAGACGATTGGCTAAGATCTTGGATAGAATCTTATAAGAACTGTTACAAAGACTAATTGGTCTGAATTGGTTTGCTTTGTCAGGGGCAGCCACCTTAGGAATCAGAGCAATGTGGGTTTGATTTAAATCTTGAAGGTTGGAGAGGCCGATATACATATCCTTTGTTGTTCCAATCACTTCTTTCTTCATTGTACTCCAGAATTTGTGGTAAAAAATACTTGGAAAACCGTCTAGGCGTGGGACTTTGAGGGCTCCCAATTGCTTAGAAGCAGCAAGGATTTCATCTTCAGTGAAAGGGTTGGTGAGATTTGCATTCATTTCCTGAGTGATAACCGGCTGCACATGCCCAAAATGTTTCCCCAATCTCTCTCACCCAAGGAGGTAAAAAGGTTTTCAAAAGACCTTTTAAGCTCAGCCCCAACAAGGTTTTCCCCACAGAGCCACACACCATCATCGTTTTTTAGCTAAAtaactttgtttctttggcGCCTTTGTATTGTTGTgagatgaaaaaaatttgtgttcaAATCACCTGCTTTGAGCTAGTGGACTTTTGCGCGTTGATTCCAATAATCTCTTCCATTTTCCAAAGGTCGCTCAAAGAAGCTCTTATCACCCTTTGGTGCGCATCAGATGAGACAGTGGTCCTTGAAACCTGGATGTTATCCAGTTCCGAGATGAGATGGTTAATTTGGACTCTAGTATTGTTGACTTTACcttttctccaattttgcAAGGCATATTTACAATTCCTCAGCTTCCCTATCCACTGCTTTTGGTATGGGCCATGCAGTTCTTTGTTCAGGCTATTTTTGACAATCACCTCGCAGTCAGAATCCTCGAGCCATTTTGcttcaaacttgaaattttttttgcctttattTACTGAAAGTTGGATTACCCTCAAGTACCAATGGGCTATGGTCTGATCCAATTCTTGTGCCAATTGTAACAGTTGTATTGGGCCACTTTTCGAGCCAGAAGGAGTCGGATAAAGCACGATCAAGCCTTTCTGTAACAAAAGAGGAGATACCCAAACTTCATTCCCAGGTGAAGATATGGCCCTTGTACCCCAAGTCCATGAGGTTATTGTCTGCCATGAAGTCAACCAAGTacctttttctctttggatTCCAAATGGCACCACCTTCTTTTTCAAAGTGCCAAGCTACTTCATTGAGATCGCCCATAACTACCCATGGGACATCATCTTTTGCATCCATGTCAGCAAGAGAATTCCAAAAAAGATCTTTTTCAGAGTGGTATGGTGAGCCATGTACACCTAGCATGGAAACATTCTCCAACGGAGAGAACAGTAGCATCAATCCAATGTTTACAATAGTCACGTATCGTTACGTCAATTCCAGTTTTCCACCAGACACTTAGACCAGCTGCAGTGCCTACTGGATCAACAGAGAAGCCTTGTTGGAATCCACACTGTCGTCTTAAAGAGATCAATCTGTGATTACTCATTTTAATTTCCATTAAGTAAATCACAGAGGGGCTTTTAGAGCGGATTTGCTCTTTCAAATAGAGAACTGTCAAGGAGTTCCCCAAACCTTGACAATTCCAGGATAATTGTATCATTGATTCCTTGTGGCTGCTTTGGGCCAACCACCACCGCCATTGTTGCTAGGTAATTCATCCTTCCTTCCTTGTCTCAGTCttgattctctctcttcaagtTCCTTTGAGGGACTTATAATAACATCGCATAGGTGTTAGAATTTGGTATTTAGCTTGCCAAAATACTcagagagaatgagaatgtTTCAGTCTATTTTTCTCATATATTGCATCAGAGCCAAAAACGCACTATATGCATGACATaagctgccaaaaaaaaacatatcctAAAAACTAGGACACAAGGACTCATCTCCAGCCATTTAAGGTCATT
Protein-coding regions in this window:
- the LOC18775474 gene encoding uncharacterized protein LOC18775474, which codes for MGWRESTLSIAGKETILKAVAKAIPTYSMMCFRFPTSLCKDINSDMAKFWWHNTQSNTGIHWKSWKHLCQSKQQGGLGFRDLAELNLALLGKQSWQILNNPNAYWVRVLKVRFFPSVEDFWQAKVGHRASWAWASLIARRDFLISKARKQIFSGNDTCIWNDRWLPLPHVGFIQATCQIPDTAPQLVCDIMDSHNRAWNLDDIRPFIDQNTLETIKKIPIGVTSSAYRFIWPWSSDGHYSVKSGYHYLHSETMSISTLPANSSHRVHPLVWKGIWKIKTLLKIKFFC